A window of Exiguobacterium sp. FSL W8-0210 contains these coding sequences:
- a CDS encoding PhoH family protein gives MKKIYVLDTNVMLHDPLSLFQFQEHDVVIPAIVLEELDGKKRNMDEVGRNARETARILDQLRETGQLHAGVPLGNGGILRVDIGDSIYEGSPFTHESNDNKIIELAWSIHQEQQTEATPRDVILVSKDILVRVKADAYGLVAEDYMTDHIADLTGLYTGFIEVTVDQEYIDAFYQDKRLSVDVLPEKVQPNEFVILKSNMSKASAIAVVDQNLPIIRALSIDVDQVWGVIPRNVQQRMAFELLLRDDVPLVTLVGKAGTGKTLLALAAGLLQVEDEHKYKKLVVARPVVPMGNDIGYLPGEMEEKLRPWMQPIYDNLEHLFNTGSGDELGNILAGMKTIQLEALTYIRGRSMPGQFIIIDEAQNLTKHEVKTILTRVGENSKIVLVGDPQQIDHPYLDEYSNGLSYAVERLKNEKMTGHVKLVKGERSNLARLAADLL, from the coding sequence ATGAAAAAAATATACGTACTTGATACTAATGTCATGCTTCACGATCCACTTTCTCTTTTTCAATTCCAGGAGCACGACGTCGTCATACCAGCGATCGTACTAGAAGAACTAGATGGAAAAAAACGCAACATGGATGAGGTTGGACGTAATGCACGAGAAACAGCTCGCATTTTAGACCAATTACGAGAAACGGGTCAGCTTCATGCGGGAGTGCCACTCGGAAACGGCGGTATTCTTCGCGTCGATATCGGGGACTCCATTTATGAAGGTTCGCCGTTTACGCATGAATCAAACGATAATAAGATCATTGAACTGGCGTGGTCGATTCATCAGGAACAACAAACCGAAGCGACCCCACGAGATGTCATTCTCGTCTCAAAAGATATCTTAGTCCGCGTCAAAGCGGATGCGTATGGATTAGTCGCTGAAGACTATATGACGGATCATATCGCTGATTTGACCGGTCTTTATACAGGATTCATCGAAGTGACCGTCGATCAGGAATATATTGATGCCTTCTATCAGGACAAACGGCTTTCAGTGGATGTCTTGCCAGAAAAAGTGCAACCGAATGAGTTCGTCATCTTAAAAAGTAACATGTCGAAAGCTTCAGCCATCGCCGTCGTTGATCAGAACCTGCCAATCATTCGGGCGCTTTCGATCGATGTCGATCAAGTCTGGGGCGTCATTCCACGAAACGTTCAACAACGGATGGCATTTGAGTTATTATTACGTGACGATGTACCACTTGTGACACTCGTTGGTAAGGCAGGTACCGGAAAAACGTTACTTGCACTCGCTGCGGGTCTCCTGCAAGTGGAAGACGAGCATAAATATAAAAAACTGGTCGTTGCTCGTCCTGTCGTACCGATGGGAAACGATATCGGCTACTTGCCGGGTGAAATGGAAGAGAAGCTTCGTCCGTGGATGCAACCCATCTATGATAACCTCGAACACCTTTTCAATACGGGATCGGGAGACGAACTAGGTAACATTCTCGCCGGAATGAAGACGATTCAACTGGAAGCATTAACGTACATCCGGGGACGTAGTATGCCGGGACAATTCATCATCATCGATGAAGCGCAGAATTTGACGAAACATGAAGTCAAGACGATTTTGACACGTGTCGGTGAAAACTCGAAAATCGTGTTAGTCGGGGATCCGCAACAGATTGATCATCCGTATCTAGATGAGTATTCCAATGGTTTATCCTACGCTGTAGAACGACTCAAAAATGAGAAGATGACGGGACACGTCAAACTCGTCAAAGGGGAGCGTTCAAACTTGGCACGCCTCGCAGCCGATTTACTATGA
- a CDS encoding YlaI family protein, with protein MRVKCTICDKRETIDDWSFTAKRLRNKPVRVHICDECRSRVEERTLERHASGQFHLYPTWETKRKHW; from the coding sequence ATGCGAGTGAAATGTACGATTTGCGATAAGCGTGAAACGATTGATGATTGGTCCTTCACGGCGAAGCGATTACGCAATAAACCTGTTCGTGTCCACATTTGTGATGAGTGTCGATCACGCGTAGAAGAACGGACACTTGAACGCCACGCTTCTGGACAATTTCATTTATACCCGACTTGGGAAACGAAACGAAAACACTGGTAA
- a CDS encoding PQQ-dependent sugar dehydrogenase: protein MKIRYVIPLLLAGILMGCTQTSEESSTEETNQTTQENNQQDSGDQEATQSSQAQEGVVFKELNAPWNIVREGEVFYITEREGTIVKGEKDDYERMRLQLKEDVLAEGEGGLLGMVLDPDFKDNKTAYVYHTYAKQGQATNRVIAIKEEGDQWTEERVLLDDIPGATIHNGGRLEWGPEGALYVTAGDAANPELAQDIDSLAGKILRITSEGKPFEGNQKGYVYSLGHRNPQGLVFVDDQLYASEHGQSGHDEINRIEQKNYGWPTIEGKEQADGLVTPWYEVGEQSVAPSGVATAENTLYFATLVGQRLQTIDLETKQVKTIVENQGRIRDVWIDETSIYYITNNTDGRGNPSADDDRLVRINR from the coding sequence GTGAAAATAAGGTATGTCATACCCCTACTGTTAGCGGGTATCCTGATGGGGTGTACACAAACGTCAGAAGAATCGTCAACAGAGGAAACGAATCAGACGACACAAGAAAACAATCAACAGGATTCAGGTGATCAAGAAGCGACGCAATCATCTCAAGCGCAAGAAGGCGTCGTATTTAAAGAGCTAAACGCTCCGTGGAATATTGTCCGAGAAGGAGAAGTATTTTACATCACGGAACGAGAAGGAACGATTGTCAAAGGAGAAAAAGATGATTATGAACGGATGCGCCTTCAGCTGAAAGAGGATGTCCTCGCTGAAGGAGAAGGTGGATTGCTTGGGATGGTACTTGATCCTGATTTTAAGGACAATAAGACAGCATACGTCTACCATACGTACGCCAAACAAGGACAAGCGACAAATCGCGTCATCGCGATAAAAGAAGAGGGTGATCAGTGGACGGAAGAACGTGTCTTACTCGATGATATTCCCGGAGCGACGATTCATAACGGGGGACGACTGGAGTGGGGACCTGAGGGCGCACTCTACGTCACAGCAGGAGACGCAGCGAATCCCGAACTGGCACAAGACATTGATTCGTTGGCAGGAAAGATTTTACGTATCACATCTGAAGGGAAACCGTTCGAAGGGAATCAAAAAGGATACGTCTACAGTCTCGGTCACCGGAATCCACAAGGACTTGTTTTCGTCGATGATCAACTGTATGCAAGCGAACATGGGCAAAGTGGGCACGATGAAATCAACCGAATCGAACAAAAGAATTATGGATGGCCGACGATTGAAGGGAAAGAACAAGCAGATGGACTGGTGACGCCGTGGTATGAAGTAGGAGAACAATCTGTTGCACCAAGTGGAGTTGCAACGGCAGAGAATACACTTTATTTTGCAACACTTGTCGGACAACGATTACAAACCATCGATCTAGAGACGAAGCAAGTCAAGACGATCGTCGAAAATCAAGGTCGGATTCGAGATGTCTGGATTGACGAGACATCGATTTACTATATTACAAATAATACGGACGGAAGAGGGAATCCATCGGCAGATGATGATCGACTCGTTCGAATCAATCGATGA
- a CDS encoding YlaH-like family protein, translating into MNAQAAVASDFSKYDIPFIAKLLGIGSDPNNIEAGFYPLMITVVILTLVVFKLGFAKELAWWKSLIVYLLLAVFSAALTLVFWTWPIPEVLLAMVFVLGIYRFRMWMVKRERERTAS; encoded by the coding sequence ATGAATGCACAAGCTGCCGTTGCTTCTGATTTCTCGAAATACGATATTCCGTTCATCGCGAAACTTCTCGGTATCGGAAGTGATCCGAATAACATCGAAGCGGGATTTTATCCTTTAATGATCACCGTCGTCATCTTGACGCTTGTCGTCTTTAAGTTAGGATTTGCTAAGGAACTAGCATGGTGGAAATCACTGATCGTCTATCTCTTGCTCGCCGTCTTCTCGGCAGCATTGACGCTTGTCTTCTGGACATGGCCGATTCCTGAAGTACTCTTAGCGATGGTCTTCGTACTTGGTATTTATCGCTTCCGGATGTGGATGGTCAAGCGTGAACGTGAACGGACAGCTTCTTGA
- the typA gene encoding translational GTPase TypA, giving the protein MTTLVRNDLRNVAIIAHVDHGKTTLVDELLKQSGTFRTNEQVEERAMDSNDIERERGITILAKNTAIDYKNTRINIVDTPGHADFGGEVERIMRMVDGVILVVDAREGCMPQTRFVLKKALEQGLQPIVVVNKIDKPMVRPLEVVDEVVDLLIDLGADEDQLEFPVVYASAVNGSSSFEPELEKQEDTITNVLDLILEHTPAPVDNTMEPLQFQVTMLDYDNYLGRIGVGRVFRGEIKVGDSVSLSKLDGSTKNFRVTKLFGYFGLKRVEIETAKAGDLIAIAGMEDINVGETVCPTSHVDPLPLLRIDEPTLQMTFIVNNSPFAGREGDLVTSRKIEERLEKELETDVSLRIENTDSPDRWIVSGRGELHLGILIENMRREGYEIQVSKPQVIIKEEEGVKVEPFERVVIDTPEEYTGSVMESIGLRKGELTNMQTMDNGQTKMEFIVPSRGLIGYRNEFLSATRGYGIMNHTFEEYRPFIQADIGGRRSGVMVSIETGKATAYAISALEDRGTIFIEPGIEVYEGMIIGECNRDVDLAVNVVKAKQLTNMRASAKDSTNVLKRPRVFSLEESLTFLNEDEYCEITPQSVRLRKQVLNKNEREKQEKRRRLGKD; this is encoded by the coding sequence ATGACAACATTAGTACGAAATGATTTACGCAACGTTGCGATCATCGCCCACGTTGACCATGGTAAAACAACATTAGTCGATGAGCTTTTAAAACAGTCTGGTACGTTCCGTACGAACGAACAAGTCGAAGAACGCGCAATGGACTCAAATGACATCGAGCGGGAACGTGGAATCACGATTCTTGCGAAAAACACTGCAATTGACTACAAGAACACTCGCATCAACATCGTTGATACGCCAGGACACGCCGATTTCGGTGGAGAAGTTGAGCGGATCATGCGTATGGTTGATGGCGTCATCCTCGTCGTCGATGCACGTGAAGGCTGTATGCCACAAACACGTTTCGTTTTGAAAAAAGCACTCGAGCAAGGACTTCAACCAATCGTCGTCGTCAACAAAATCGACAAACCGATGGTCCGTCCTCTTGAAGTCGTCGACGAAGTCGTTGATCTCTTGATCGACCTCGGAGCTGACGAAGATCAACTCGAATTCCCAGTCGTTTATGCATCGGCAGTCAACGGCTCAAGTTCATTTGAACCTGAATTAGAAAAACAAGAAGATACAATCACGAACGTTCTTGATTTGATTCTTGAGCACACACCAGCACCTGTCGATAACACAATGGAGCCGCTTCAGTTCCAAGTGACGATGCTTGACTATGATAACTACCTCGGACGGATCGGTGTCGGTCGTGTCTTCCGTGGAGAAATCAAAGTTGGCGATAGCGTTTCGCTTTCGAAACTTGACGGCTCAACGAAGAACTTCCGTGTTACGAAGTTGTTCGGTTACTTCGGTCTAAAACGTGTCGAAATCGAAACAGCAAAAGCTGGAGATTTGATCGCGATCGCTGGTATGGAAGATATCAACGTCGGTGAGACGGTTTGCCCAACTTCACACGTTGATCCACTCCCATTATTACGTATCGATGAGCCAACGCTTCAAATGACATTCATCGTCAACAACTCGCCATTCGCTGGTCGTGAAGGGGATCTCGTTACTTCACGTAAAATCGAAGAGCGTCTTGAAAAAGAACTCGAAACAGATGTTTCACTTCGCATCGAAAACACAGACTCACCGGACCGCTGGATCGTTTCTGGTCGTGGGGAACTTCACCTCGGGATCTTGATCGAAAACATGCGCCGTGAAGGATACGAAATTCAAGTATCGAAACCGCAAGTAATCATCAAAGAAGAAGAAGGCGTCAAAGTCGAGCCATTCGAACGCGTCGTCATCGATACACCAGAAGAGTACACAGGTTCTGTCATGGAATCGATCGGTCTCCGTAAAGGTGAATTGACGAACATGCAAACAATGGACAACGGTCAAACGAAGATGGAATTCATCGTTCCTTCACGTGGTTTGATCGGTTACCGTAACGAATTCCTTTCTGCTACACGTGGATACGGAATCATGAACCACACATTCGAAGAATACCGTCCGTTCATCCAAGCGGACATCGGTGGACGTCGTAGTGGTGTTATGGTCTCAATCGAAACAGGTAAAGCAACTGCTTACGCGATCTCAGCTCTTGAAGACCGCGGAACGATCTTCATCGAGCCAGGTATTGAAGTATACGAAGGTATGATCATCGGCGAATGTAACCGTGATGTCGATCTCGCTGTCAACGTCGTTAAAGCAAAACAATTAACGAACATGCGTGCATCTGCAAAAGACTCAACGAACGTTCTTAAACGTCCACGTGTCTTCTCACTTGAAGAGTCGTTGACATTCTTGAACGAAGATGAGTACTGTGAAATCACACCACAATCGGTTCGTCTCCGTAAACAAGTCTTGAACAAGAACGAACGTGAAAAGCAAGAAAAACGTCGTCGTCTAGGTAAAGATTAA
- a CDS encoding DUF5325 family protein has translation MRLLFLLLAMLAVGSMAAIGIFIAEQNVPMTIASVILMIVAMGAGFVLKARLRKQA, from the coding sequence ATGCGCCTGCTATTTTTATTACTCGCCATGCTTGCCGTAGGATCCATGGCAGCCATCGGCATCTTCATCGCGGAACAAAACGTTCCGATGACGATCGCCTCTGTCATCTTGATGATTGTTGCGATGGGTGCTGGGTTCGTCTTAAAGGCACGTTTACGAAAACAAGCATGA
- a CDS encoding inositol monophosphatase family protein — translation MQIELDAIDLIKRAGKYIREKIDGSYHVEQKTGKSDLVTEIDQAVEDLLIQGILDRYPNHHIYGEEGRIARPDTLEGTIWFVDPIDGTMNFIRQKRMFAISIAIMIDGELRYGFVYDVMADELFHVIKGHGAYQNGIRLPQIEERSVKEAIICMNATWVTPNRRINTDRLAPLVRHAVGVRAIGAASLELAWTAAGRVDGYITMRNMPWDYAAGQLLIEEVGGRVGTITGESMSFLEQTSVLAGSQTFVEDVLTFVQTQED, via the coding sequence ATGCAGATTGAGTTGGATGCGATAGATTTGATCAAACGAGCGGGAAAGTACATTCGTGAAAAAATTGATGGTTCGTATCACGTCGAACAAAAAACCGGAAAAAGCGATTTAGTGACAGAGATTGATCAAGCCGTCGAGGATTTATTGATTCAAGGTATTTTAGATCGCTATCCGAATCATCATATTTATGGGGAAGAAGGGCGAATCGCTCGACCCGATACACTCGAAGGCACGATCTGGTTCGTTGATCCGATTGATGGAACGATGAACTTTATCCGTCAAAAACGAATGTTTGCCATCTCGATTGCGATCATGATAGATGGTGAGTTACGTTATGGATTCGTCTACGATGTCATGGCGGACGAGTTGTTCCATGTCATCAAAGGGCATGGCGCTTATCAAAACGGCATACGATTACCACAAATCGAGGAGCGGAGTGTTAAAGAAGCAATCATCTGTATGAACGCGACCTGGGTGACACCAAATCGTCGAATCAATACGGATCGTCTTGCGCCACTCGTGCGACACGCGGTAGGTGTACGAGCAATCGGTGCAGCATCACTTGAACTCGCATGGACAGCTGCAGGGCGTGTTGACGGGTATATCACGATGCGTAATATGCCTTGGGATTACGCAGCCGGTCAGTTGTTGATTGAAGAGGTCGGTGGGCGTGTCGGAACGATCACAGGTGAATCAATGTCATTTCTCGAACAAACGAGTGTGCTAGCAGGGAGCCAGACGTTCGTTGAAGATGTTTTGACATTCGTACAAACACAAGAGGATTGA
- a CDS encoding UPF0223 family protein gives MALNYPLNSDWSTEEIVKVIDFFNLVEQAYETGVERQRLLEAYREFKQIVTSKSEEKQWDQFYMEETGCSSYRTMQQAKRQEEPIVRMKK, from the coding sequence ATGGCATTGAATTATCCGCTCAATTCCGATTGGTCGACTGAAGAAATCGTGAAAGTCATCGACTTCTTTAATTTAGTCGAGCAAGCGTATGAGACAGGTGTTGAACGACAACGGTTGCTTGAAGCGTATCGTGAATTCAAGCAAATCGTCACCTCGAAATCCGAGGAAAAACAGTGGGATCAGTTTTATATGGAAGAGACCGGTTGCTCGAGTTATCGGACGATGCAACAAGCGAAACGTCAGGAAGAACCGATTGTTCGTATGAAGAAATAA
- a CDS encoding aminotransferase class I/II-fold pyridoxal phosphate-dependent enzyme, which yields MQTKSLTQLDTPLFDALLAHAKRQPIQFHIPGHKNGQGMDPAFRSFIGQNALDIDLINIAPLDDLHHPKAIIKEAHQLAAQAFHADETFFSVQGTSTAIMAMIMSVVGPDDKILVPRNVHKSVMSAIVLSGAHPIFIHPEFDETFGIAHGITPSAVERALALHPDTKAVLVINPTYFGVAGDLESIVKLSHSKGIPVLVDEAHGVHIAFHEDMPLSAMQAGADLAATSVHKLGGSLTGSSVLNVRRGLVSPDKVQAVLSMLTTTSTSYLLLASLDCARRHLAINGEAMNRRALELATRMRFGLAKLPYLAVFGESDLHSSATFAFDPTKVLVSVKGLGISGHLVEEFLREEHRIEVELSDLNNILVIITSGDSEETIDAFLHAMSLLVARYQNNGAETTDHSIVLPDIPALALSPRDAFYEETETIPLVDAVGRISAEFMMVYPPGIPIFIPGEMITADNLAYIKENIEAGLPVQGLEDHSLETIKVIQQSNAIR from the coding sequence GTGCAAACAAAAAGCTTAACACAGCTCGATACACCTTTATTCGATGCGCTACTCGCGCATGCGAAACGTCAACCAATTCAATTTCATATTCCCGGTCATAAAAATGGTCAAGGAATGGATCCAGCCTTTCGATCGTTCATCGGTCAGAATGCGCTCGATATCGATTTAATCAATATCGCTCCCCTTGATGATCTCCATCATCCAAAGGCAATTATTAAGGAAGCTCATCAATTGGCAGCTCAAGCCTTCCATGCCGACGAAACGTTCTTTTCCGTACAAGGAACTTCAACGGCCATCATGGCGATGATCATGAGTGTCGTCGGACCTGATGATAAAATTCTCGTTCCTCGGAACGTGCATAAATCGGTGATGTCAGCTATCGTTCTTTCTGGTGCGCATCCGATTTTCATTCACCCTGAATTCGATGAGACATTCGGAATCGCACACGGTATCACACCAAGCGCGGTAGAACGTGCCCTTGCACTTCATCCCGATACAAAAGCCGTTCTCGTCATCAATCCGACCTATTTCGGCGTTGCTGGTGACTTAGAGAGCATCGTCAAGCTTTCCCATAGTAAAGGTATTCCGGTACTCGTCGACGAAGCACACGGCGTCCATATCGCCTTCCACGAAGATATGCCGCTGTCAGCGATGCAAGCAGGAGCTGATCTTGCCGCAACCAGCGTGCATAAACTCGGTGGCTCACTTACAGGAAGCTCTGTCCTGAACGTTCGTCGCGGACTTGTCTCTCCAGATAAAGTTCAAGCAGTGCTCTCGATGTTGACGACGACATCGACATCTTACCTGTTGCTCGCTTCTCTTGACTGCGCTCGGCGTCATCTTGCGATCAACGGTGAAGCGATGAATCGTCGGGCACTTGAACTTGCGACACGGATGCGCTTTGGATTAGCGAAGCTTCCTTATCTCGCTGTTTTCGGTGAATCCGATCTGCATTCGAGTGCGACGTTCGCCTTTGATCCAACGAAAGTGCTTGTTTCCGTCAAAGGACTTGGCATTTCTGGTCACCTCGTCGAAGAGTTCTTACGTGAAGAACATCGGATCGAAGTTGAACTTTCTGATTTGAACAACATTCTCGTCATCATCACGTCTGGCGACTCAGAAGAGACGATTGATGCCTTTCTACATGCGATGTCGTTACTTGTCGCACGTTATCAAAATAATGGCGCCGAGACGACTGATCATTCGATTGTTCTTCCAGACATCCCAGCGCTCGCTCTCAGTCCTCGTGATGCATTCTATGAAGAGACAGAGACGATTCCGTTGGTCGATGCGGTCGGGCGGATTTCAGCTGAATTCATGATGGTATATCCACCTGGTATTCCTATCTTCATCCCAGGCGAAATGATCACGGCAGACAACCTTGCCTATATTAAAGAAAACATCGAAGCCGGTCTTCCGGTTCAAGGTCTTGAAGATCATTCGCTTGAGACGATCAAAGTCATTCAACAATCGAATGCGATTCGGTGA
- a CDS encoding SAV0927 family protein — protein MESVTTLEELYYVSEMDKVRFVGWTTALARYDFAVVCTGQFFGKVLVVSLTGGQSALLDQQDVLNGDVLIRTFAIEREDVEVIGEALAAFIPCSPNDEYAE, from the coding sequence ATGGAATCCGTGACTACCTTAGAGGAGCTGTATTACGTATCGGAAATGGATAAGGTTCGTTTTGTCGGCTGGACGACTGCACTCGCCCGCTATGATTTTGCTGTCGTCTGTACGGGACAATTCTTCGGGAAAGTACTTGTCGTCAGTTTAACCGGTGGTCAGTCAGCGTTACTCGATCAACAGGATGTGTTGAATGGAGATGTCTTAATTCGTACATTTGCGATTGAACGAGAGGATGTCGAAGTAATCGGTGAAGCACTCGCAGCATTCATTCCTTGTTCACCAAACGATGAATACGCAGAATGA
- the lpdA gene encoding dihydrolipoyl dehydrogenase, with translation MVVGEFAQETDLLVIGAGPGGYVAAIRGAQLGMKVTIVERENVGGVCLNVGCIPSKALITAGHNFQHAKGASDMGITSENATVDFSKVQSWKQSVVNKLTGGVSGLLKGNKVETVVGEAYFQSEDTVRIINEDSSTPYKFKKCIIATGSTPIELPAFKWSKRVLSSTGALNLPEIPKKLIVIGGGYIGMELGTAYANFDTEVVILEGTKDILSGFEPAMTQVVKKKLKQKGNIIIHNEALAQSVEESEDGVKVTFEVNGEAQTVEADYVLVTVGRRPNTGDLGLEMAEVKVSDRGLVEIDDQCRTSNENIYAIGDIVPGPPLAHKASFEAKIAAEAAAGHPAYLDYSAIPAVVFTDPELATVGYTEAQAKEEGLDYIASKFPYAANGRALALNEPDGFLKMITRKSDGLLIGAQIAGTGASDMIAEMGLAIESGMTAEDIALTIHAHPSLGEIAMETAEVAIGSPIHIIK, from the coding sequence ATGGTAGTAGGTGAATTCGCACAAGAAACAGATTTACTCGTAATCGGGGCTGGCCCTGGTGGTTACGTTGCTGCAATCCGCGGCGCGCAACTCGGTATGAAAGTAACAATCGTTGAACGCGAAAACGTCGGCGGTGTTTGCTTAAACGTTGGATGTATCCCATCAAAAGCCTTGATCACTGCAGGACATAACTTCCAGCATGCTAAAGGTGCAAGCGATATGGGGATCACTTCTGAGAATGCAACTGTCGATTTCTCGAAAGTTCAATCTTGGAAACAATCTGTCGTCAACAAATTGACTGGCGGCGTTAGTGGTCTTCTTAAAGGGAACAAAGTCGAGACTGTCGTTGGGGAAGCTTACTTCCAATCAGAAGATACAGTCCGTATCATCAACGAAGATTCTTCGACTCCTTACAAATTCAAGAAATGTATCATCGCGACAGGTTCGACTCCAATCGAACTTCCAGCTTTCAAATGGTCAAAACGCGTCCTTTCTTCAACAGGCGCATTGAACCTTCCTGAAATCCCGAAAAAACTCATCGTCATCGGTGGCGGATACATCGGGATGGAGCTTGGTACAGCGTATGCGAACTTCGATACAGAAGTCGTCATTCTTGAAGGAACAAAAGACATCCTTTCTGGTTTCGAGCCTGCTATGACGCAAGTCGTTAAGAAGAAGCTCAAACAAAAAGGTAACATCATAATCCACAACGAAGCACTTGCTCAAAGTGTAGAAGAGTCGGAAGATGGCGTTAAAGTAACATTCGAAGTCAACGGTGAAGCACAAACAGTTGAAGCGGACTACGTCCTCGTTACTGTCGGTCGCCGTCCGAACACTGGTGATCTTGGTCTTGAAATGGCAGAAGTTAAAGTCAGCGACCGTGGTCTTGTCGAAATCGACGATCAGTGCCGTACTTCAAACGAAAACATCTACGCAATCGGTGATATCGTTCCAGGACCACCACTTGCACACAAAGCTTCATTCGAAGCTAAAATTGCTGCTGAAGCAGCTGCAGGACACCCTGCATACCTCGACTACAGCGCGATTCCAGCGGTCGTCTTCACAGATCCAGAACTCGCTACAGTCGGTTACACGGAAGCACAAGCGAAAGAAGAAGGACTCGATTACATCGCGTCTAAATTCCCTTACGCTGCGAATGGTCGTGCACTTGCACTCAACGAGCCAGACGGCTTCTTGAAAATGATCACTCGTAAATCAGATGGTCTCTTGATCGGCGCGCAAATCGCTGGTACAGGCGCATCTGATATGATCGCTGAAATGGGACTCGCAATCGAGTCTGGTATGACAGCTGAAGATATCGCACTCACAATCCATGCACACCCATCACTCGGTGAAATCGCAATGGAAACTGCTGAAGTTGCAATCGGTAGCCCAATCCACATCATTAAATAA
- a CDS encoding dihydrolipoamide acetyltransferase family protein → MGLFEFKLPDIGEGIHEGEIVKWFVKAGDTVKEDDVLLEVQNDKAVVEIPSPVDGTVKEVKVDEGVVAVVGDVLITFEVEGEGSAPSEEAEQPKAEDNAKDVQDTDQKVEDKPNEVQIHKSERVIAMPSVRKYAREKGVDIREVQGSGDNGRVVKEDIDAFANGGQTSEASATEEKAPAAAASAPKTEVKPYVAAQPELETREKIKGIRKAISKAMVNSKHTAPHVTLMDEVDVTNLVALRKNFKEVAAAQGTKLTYLPFVVKALTAAAKKYPAINASIDDVNEEIVYKNYFNIGIAADTDNGLVVPVVKDADRKSIFSLADDINDLAGKAREGKLSGEEMKGGSITITNIGSAGGQWFTPVINHPEVAILGIGRIAEKAVVKNGEIVAAPVLALSFSFDHRLIDGATAQNALNLVKRLLNDPQLLIMEG, encoded by the coding sequence ATGGGTTTATTTGAATTCAAATTGCCGGATATCGGTGAGGGTATTCATGAAGGTGAAATCGTAAAGTGGTTCGTAAAAGCGGGCGACACTGTCAAGGAAGACGACGTTCTTCTTGAAGTACAAAACGATAAAGCAGTCGTTGAAATCCCATCACCGGTTGATGGTACTGTTAAAGAAGTAAAAGTTGACGAAGGTGTCGTAGCTGTCGTTGGCGACGTCCTCATCACTTTCGAAGTCGAAGGCGAAGGTTCTGCTCCTTCTGAAGAAGCAGAGCAACCAAAAGCTGAAGACAACGCGAAAGACGTTCAAGATACGGATCAAAAAGTGGAAGACAAACCAAACGAGGTTCAAATCCATAAATCAGAACGCGTCATCGCGATGCCATCTGTCCGTAAATATGCACGTGAAAAAGGTGTCGACATCCGTGAAGTCCAAGGTTCTGGAGACAACGGTCGTGTCGTCAAAGAAGACATCGATGCATTCGCAAACGGTGGTCAAACTTCTGAAGCATCAGCAACAGAAGAAAAAGCACCAGCTGCAGCTGCTTCTGCACCAAAAACAGAAGTTAAGCCATACGTTGCTGCTCAACCTGAACTTGAAACACGCGAGAAAATCAAAGGAATCCGTAAAGCGATTTCGAAAGCAATGGTTAACTCGAAACATACAGCTCCACACGTAACACTCATGGACGAAGTCGATGTTACGAACCTCGTAGCACTCCGTAAAAACTTCAAAGAAGTTGCGGCTGCTCAAGGTACGAAATTGACTTACCTTCCGTTCGTCGTAAAAGCATTGACTGCTGCTGCTAAAAAATACCCAGCAATCAACGCATCAATCGACGATGTAAACGAAGAAATCGTCTACAAAAACTACTTCAACATCGGTATCGCTGCAGATACAGACAACGGTCTTGTCGTACCAGTCGTTAAAGATGCAGATCGTAAATCGATCTTCTCACTCGCTGACGACATCAACGACCTTGCTGGTAAAGCACGCGAAGGTAAACTTTCTGGCGAAGAGATGAAAGGCGGATCAATCACGATCACTAACATCGGTTCTGCTGGCGGTCAGTGGTTCACACCAGTCATCAACCACCCAGAAGTTGCAATCCTCGGTATCGGCCGTATCGCTGAAAAAGCAGTCGTTAAAAACGGCGAAATCGTTGCTGCACCAGTTCTTGCACTTTCATTCAGCTTCGACCACCGTCTCATCGATGGTGCAACTGCACAAAACGCGCTTAACTTAGTTAAACGCCTATTGAACGACCCACAACTTCTCATCATGGAGGGATAA